A genome region from Meriones unguiculatus strain TT.TT164.6M chromosome 19, Bangor_MerUng_6.1, whole genome shotgun sequence includes the following:
- the LOC110566080 gene encoding putative vomeronasal receptor-like protein 4 encodes MILVPVKGTVFLCLTGLGAAGNILVLVSYMHMFQSTEKKPIHLILAHLALTNITMLLSKGMLKTIEAFNFGNFLDDSTCKVVVYLSRVSRGLSLCTSSLLTVVQAITISPKQSMWQRLKLRTPHHILSSLLFLWILNSLISMNLPYYVKNINSVNLTQVRKSGNYCYFLPESWITRWVFLTLMVLRDAVFQGAMGGASGYLVFLLHKHHQHVLYLQNSKVLYRTPPELRAAQSVLLLMVCFLFFYWADCFICLYITLTIENYSTELYIPEFLTLGYAVLSPFMLIHRDGHLTKYCHTQ; translated from the coding sequence ATGATTTTGGTCCCTGTCAAGGGCACAGTCTTCCTCTGTCTCACTGGTCTTGGCGCTGCTGGAAACATCTTAGTTTTGGTGAGTTACATGCACATGTTCCAAAGCACCGAGAAGAAACCTATCCACCTGATTCTTGCTCACTTGGCACTGACAAATATCACCATGCTTCTGTCAAAAGGGATGCTAAAGACCATAGAAGCCTTTAATTTTGGAAACTTCTTAGATGACTCTACTTGTAAAGTTGTTGTTTACCTGTCAAGAGTGTCCCGGGGCCTTTCACTCTGCACCAGCAGTCTCCTCACGGTCGTCCAGGCCATCACCATCAGTCCCAAACAGTCCATGTGGCAGAGGCTCAAACTAAGGACTCCACATCACATTCTCTCCTCGCTGCTGTTCCTGTGGATACTCAATTCCTTGATCAGCATGAACTTACCATATTACGTTAAAAACATCAACAGTGTGAACTTAACACAGGTTAGAAAAAGTGGCAACTATTGCTACTTTCTGCCAGAAAGCTGGATAACAAGATGGGTTTTTCTCACCCTCATGGTCCTGAGAGATGCAGTGTTTCAGGGTGCCATGGGAGGGGCCAGTGGCTACCTGGTATTTCTTCTCCACAAGCACCACCAGCATGTCCTCTACCTTCAGAACTCCAAGGTTCTCTACAGAACTCCCCCTGAGCTGAGAGCTGCCCAAAGTGTCCTCCTTCTGatggtgtgttttcttttcttttattgggcagattgttttatttgtttatacattACTTTGACAATAGAGAATTATTCTACAGAACTATATATTCCAGAGTTTCTAACCCTTGGTTATGCAGTTCTCAGTCCCTTCATGCTGATTCACAGAGATGGACACCTGACTAAATATTGTCATACTCAGTAA